ATTTGTTGCAATGTCCCAGCGCTGGTAGAAAGTAATTTTAAACCCTTTGCAAATACTCTACATGAAGTCCGTGTAGTCGGTGCCGACTGCTCATTCGGGAAGAGTGAGCTATCGTGGACGTCAGGTGGGACCGGCCTGGCGCCCCGGGTGATGGCTCTCTAGCTGCCTTTTCACTTGTCCAGTCTTTCCTGTCCTCTGAGTCTCGTTTCTCAGGGAAGGCACCGACAGGCCTCCAGCTCCCACAGCTCCCTGGACTTCACCTGCTTCCGGCCCAGCCAGAACAGAGGGGGAAGAGGACAGGGTTGGGGAGAGAAAGTCTGAACAATGCCAGGGGTTACCAGGAGCGGAGCTGGGAGAGAAGGAAGCTGCTCAGTGCGGGCCGGGGCTGTGAGAACTTGGGGCACCAGTGAGCTTAAGCGGAAGTCCCTCAAAAGGAGTTTGTGCTTTGAGTGGCTCGTGGGAGCCCAGCCGGCTGAATTTAATTGCACGATGACAGGAATCTTGACGGTGAGATGTGGCCGCCTCAGCGGCGGGGCCAGGAGGCTGGGGTCCCGGGGCGGCTGCGACGGCCACCGCCCACTAGGGGGACAGAGCCACACACACGTGGCACTTGTCTCAGTGCCACACAGATGCCAGCTCAGCTGCTTCACAGGTGATCCCGTTAGCACTTTTATTTCCAGGGAAGAATTTCAAAGCGGAAAAAGCTTCCATTAAGGTGTGTGTGGTGTAAGCCTGATCAGGCTGCTTTACCCTCTGGGCCCCAgattccttctctgtaaaacaggaataagaCCCCCTTAAGGGTTTTTGGGGGGGTAAAATGTGTCTGGACATGTGAATCCTTAGGACGATGCCGGGCACGTGGTGCTGTCCAGCGGGATTCTGGTGATCCTGGAGTGCCTGGTACATTTGAGCCCGTGAGACAGGGCTCATGTGACTGaggacattttatttacatttaaatgtaaatagccatGTGTGTCTCTCGCGGCTACTGTATTCACAGGTCTAAAGGATATGGATGATCTCATAGTGATAGTTGGTTATTAAGATGGTTCTCAGTGAAGACCTAGAAGACAACACTGGTGTGACCCATGGAGGAAATGAGACGTCATTACAGAGTGGACTTTGTTGCGCATCTGCGCGGCCCTGAACTGTTAAGATACATGCGGTCGTCTCTGAAGCGAAGCGTGATGCAGTCTTAGATAGACCGCGTTTGTCAGAGTCTTTCTAGGATAGGGAGACGGCTCTGCGGTAGGTGAGGGTGGGAGTAGGACCAGGGCTCACGTTTTGTCTTTGcttcttactggctgtgtgacctcaaccACGTGGCTTAACATTTTTTGAGCCTCAGTGCTTTCATCTGGAAGATGAAGGTCAGGATGCCCACCCCACCTGCCAGGTCGTGGGGTGCCCTTGACTTAGCATGGGCTCAATACTTGGGGGCTCCGCTTGTTTCTTAAATAATAGGAGGTAATGATACCAGAATTGAAGACACAGTCGTTGTCATGTGCGGCTAACTCAGTTGGAGAATTTATCGTGTTATCCCAGTCACACACCAGGGGTGCTGACGTGATTGCTCTAGCTGCTGTGTAAATTTTGGCTTTTGAATGTTCTTGATAATCAGAATCCACAGAGCCAGGGTGGgggaagttctctccacatggcGTAAGGTAGGTAAGAGCAGGTGGCCCCAGGTTCCCACCTGGGCCGTCTGCAAAGACCGGATATCCAGAGTCTGGAAGGacataggtgatttttttttttaaaaaggaagaggttTTTGTTGCTCACTGGCTTCTTGATGTCCTCTCGTCTTTCTGCTGCTCAGTCGAGGTGAAGcagcagaaaacagaaaacacaggcTAACGGACAGGTGGAAACTGACCTGGCTGCCTCCTCACGTCCCGCCCTGTCTTCTTGTAGGTGTGACATTTGCTGCGTCACCTTTCGAACACATCGAGGGCTGCTCCGCCACAACGCACTTGTCCACAAGCAGCTTCCCAGGGACGCGGTGGGGAGGCCTTTCATCCAGAACAACCCCTCCATCCCTGCCGGCTTCCACGACCTGGGCTTCACCGACTTCTCCTGCAGGAAGTTTCCTCGAATTTCTCAGGTATCCCAGTCCGCCCGTGACCGGCAGCCACCTCCGCGCTCCGCGGGGCTGGACGGGACTTCCTCCCCCGGGGGTTCCTCTCCTTAAAATGCTGTCATTTGGGTTTTGTCTCTTTAACAACACCTGTCCCTTGAAATGCAGCTTGGCCCTTTCTGTCTCATTGGGTTGTTGAGGTCAGAGGGGTAGGTGGCCTTTTACTTTGTGTTGAATGTCATGTTAACTGGTGTATGAGTCCTGCTCATCAGTGCGTTTTGGGGGCAATTAGGTTTAAAGTGAATTATTCCCTACCCCGCCCAGATCTCGCTGAATTGAATTTGTAAGTTTTAAGTATCTCCTGAATATCTGTATCACAATCAATTTCCAATGTTGTAGTTTCTACAAAAATATTTTGGGTCATTAGTAACCTGAACTGTATTTGTTCTTTGCTTATAAAACACCTGCTAAAATTACTTTGGAACTGTTTTTATCAGCAGTGAAATTGTTCCAGTGCAGAAGCCCCAAGCTCAATGACTTATTCCTTGTGGATGTGCCCATAAGCACATGTCCATGTGTGTACACCCGAAAGTGACCCATATGCATATGTCCATGTGTGTGCACTCATGTGCCCCCCCCGTGACGCTCCCTCATGCCCCTCCCCAAGGCAGCGCCCTCCCCCACAGTCACGTTTGAAGAGAATTCACCCTACCTCTGTGGTATTACTACTTTGGGGCACCTCAGTGCTTCTCTGCTCAGATTCCCTGAGGCCGGGTGTCGTGCCTCAAGCTGATAGGACTCGAAAGATGCTTTGTTGCTTTCCTTACTTGGTCCCGGAGGTAGCGAGCAGGGGAAGGTCGACGCCCTCCCTGCTGTGGAGAAGGTCCAGGTCCCAGGGCAGCTGTACTTCTGCATCTCAGCTCGTGATCATTTCTAAATGCTGCTCTCTGTTCCCTTGCTTTCGCCCGGCTTCCATGCAGGCCTGGTGTGAGACGAACCTGCGCAGGTGCATCAGCGAGCAGCACCGTTATGTCTGCGACACGTGTGACAAGGCCTTCCCCATGCTCTCCTCGCTCGCCCTGCACAAGCAGACCCACGGCGCTGCCGACCAGGGACGGGAGCGGCTGCAAGCCAGGGCCCTGCCCGGCGACGCCCTGGACCAGAAGGTCTTCCTGGCCTTGCTGGGCCTGCAGCACACCGCCGACGCCAGGCCAGCCCCGGCCGAGGAGCCGCTGCCGGATGACAACCAAGCAATACAGCTCCAGACACTCAAGTGTCAGCTACCTCAGGACCCCGGCTGCGCCAGCTTGCTGAGTCTGTCTCCTTTCGAAGCTGCTTCCCTGGGCGGTTCTCTCACCGTCCTCCCGGCCACCAAGGAGAGCATGAAGCATCTGTCCCTGCAGCCCTTCCAGAAGGGCTTCCTCATCCAGCCTGACAGCAGTATTGTGGTCAAGCCCATCTCCGGAGAGTCGGCCATCGAGCTGGCAGACATCCAGCAGATCCTGAAGATGGCGGCCTCCGCCCCTCCTCAGATCAGTCTTCCGCCTCTGTCCAAGGCCCCCGCTGCCCCTCTGCAGGCCATCTTCAAACACATGCCCCCCCTGAAGCCAAAGCCCCTGGTCACCCCGCGTACGGTGGTGgccacctccacacccccgcccctGGTCAACGCGCAGCAGGCCTCCCCGGGCTGCATCAGCCCCAGCCTGCCACCGCCGCCGCTGAAGCTGCTCAAGGGCTCAGTGGAGGCGGCCTCCAACGCCCACCTGCTGCAGTCCAAGTCGGGGGCCGCGCCGAACGCGGCTGCCCCACTCTTCCTGCAGCAGCCGCGCGCCGAGCTGCCAGGCCAGGCCGAGATGAAGACGCAGCTGGAGCAGGACAGCATCATCGAGGCCCTGCTACCCCTGAGCATGGAGGCCAAGGTCAAACAGGAGATCACGGAGGGGGACCTCAAGGCCATCATGACGGGGCCCGGCGGCAAGAAGACGCCCGCCATGCGCAAGGTGCTCTACCCCTGCCGCTTCTGCAACCAGGTGTTCGCCTTCTCGGGGGTGCTGCGCGCACACGTGCGCTCCCACCTGGGCATCTCGCCCTACCAGTGCAACATCTGTGACTACATCGCCGCCGACAAGGCCGCGCTCATCCGCCACCTGCGCACGCACAGCGGCGAGCGACCCTACATCTGCAAGATCTGCCACTACCCCTTCACGGTCAAGGCCAACTGCGAGCGGCACCTGCGCAAGAAGCACCTCAAGGCCACGCGCAAGGACATCGAGAAGAACATAGAGTACGTGACCAGCAGCGCGGCCGAGATGGTGGACGCCTTCTGCTCCCCCGACACGGTGTGCCGGCTCTGCGGCGAGGACCTGAAGCACTACCGCGCGCTCCGCATCCACATGCGCGCGCACTGCGGCCGCGGCCTGGGCGGCTGCCCCAAGGCCCGCAAGCCCTTCGAGTGCAAGGAGTGCAACGCTGCCTTCTCGGCGAAGCGCAACTGCATCCACCACGTCCTCAAGCAGCACCTGCACGTGCCCGAGCGCGACATCGAGAGCTACGTCCTGGCGGCCGATGGCCTGGGCCCCGCCGACGGGTCTGCCGAGGCCCCGGGGAGGGCGGAGGAGGGCGGCGATGCCTTGGGCGAGCGCAAACCCCTGGCCACTTTCCTGGAGTCCCAAAACGGCTTTCTTCACGGAGGCCccacccagcctctgccccaccacGTCGCGGTCAAGGTGGAACCCGCCAGCAACTTCACAGTGGACTTCAATGAGCCCCTGGACTTTTCCCAGAAGGGCCTGGCCCTGGTCCAGGTGAAGCAGGAGAACGTGGCCTCCTTCCTGAGCCCCTCGGCCTCGGCTCCTTACGACTGCTCCCTGGAGCCCATCGACCTGTCCATCCCCAAGAACTTCAGGAGGGGAGACCAGGATGCGGCCGCCCCTGGATTAGCCAAGAAGCCTGAGCAGGAACCGGGGAGCAGCGAGCAGACCTCTCCCTGCCCACCAGCCTGCCCCACCCAGCCGGTGACCGTGGGGCCCAGCGGAGTCCTGGAAAAGTCTGAGGCCCCTGCAGCAGCCTCAGCAGCCAGCACTCTGGAAGCCCCGGCTCCATCCCTGCAGGGCTCCGTTCAGCTGGCCGTTCCCATCTACTCCTCAGCCCTGGTCAACAGCTCCCCAGTCTTGGGCAACTCCACCCTCATCAGCAGCCCAGCCTTGCTGCGGCCACTGCGCCCCAAGCCCCCACTGCTCTTGCCAAAGCCCCCCATGACAGAAGAGCTGCCCCCGCTGGCCTCCATCGCCCAGATCATCTCATCCGTGTCCTCAGCCCCCACCTTGCTGAAAACCAAGGTGGCAGACCCAGGGCCTGCGAACACTGGCAGTAACACCACCGCTTCCGACAGCGTAGGGGCCACCATCCCCAAAGCCACCACCGACACCACCAGCCCAAAAGAATCCAGCGACCCACCCCCGGCCGCCAACAGCCCAGAGGCAGCCTCACCCACAGAGCAGGGACCGGCTGGCTTGTCAAAGAAGAGAGGCCGGAAAAGGGGGACGAGGAGCCGGCTACGTGGCAGCGGTGGGGTGGACCTAGACTCCAGTGGGGAGTTCGCCAGCATCGAGAAGATGCTGGCCACCACGGACACCAACAAGTTCAGTCCTTTTCTGCAGAGCGCAGAGGACGGCGCTCAGGATGAGGTGGCTGCGGCCCCCGCAGACCACAACGGGCCCAGTGATGAGGAGCAGGGCAGCCCCCCGGAAGACAAGCTGCTGCGGGCCAAGCGGAACTCCTACGCCAACTGCCTCCAGAAGATCAGCTGCCCCCACTGCCCGCGGGTCTTCCCCTGGGCCAGCTCCCTGCAGAggcacatgctcacacacactgGTAAGAGGGCCCGTCGCCCTGGGCTGCGCTTCCTCGCGGGGAGGCCGGGGCTCGCCAGCAGGGGCGAGGAGGCAGCAAGGGGTGGGTGGAAAGTGGGGCCCTCTTCCCACATCCCCATTCCTAGCTTCTCTTCTTCAGACTCAAAAGCAGGGGGCTTGCCTGATGGGGCCAAGAGTTCTCCCCCTGTGCTCTTGTAACCAGAGTGGCCTGTTCCCGTCGCCTGGGCCTCCGAGGGCTGCTGGTGAAGGGAGGTGTTCAACAGGGTGTTTTTAGGTGAAATGGTCTTGGGCCATCAGATCCCTCACCGAGTCTCAAGATTATCTACTTGGTTATGCACAGGAGGCAGCTAGGGAGATGGGGGACTTTGGCAGAAGAATTTGCATCCTCAAAGcagcttttaaaattctaaacattccatgaagttctttccactgccATGTATTCATAAAGGGAAATATTGCAAATTTTGCAGCTACCTTTCAGTTCACTAAGGCAATCACATCTTCCCCTGTTTATTGTGAACATCAGTGACAGAatagttttagaattttttaaaatttttgtttatgctGAAATTGTCAGCTATTCCAAAGAGACatgcaaatataaatattattctaaGTTGCAGGCTTAAGTTGCCAAAAAGATATCCCgaaagtatttttcaaatgtttttatatgttaattttttaagagaagtttaagataagaaatacactttaaataattttataccaAGTACTTAGTAGTCAAATGACCATACAGTTCTCATCTTAATTCTGAATATTCAAACAGGATTTATATCTTTGGAGTAAGGACAAACTGGGCGAGACCTTTAACCTTTTGGAGATTACTGTGCAAATATTAATTGATAGGACCTAAAACCAAACAAAGAATTGTATGGTATAGGATTGCCAGATAAAATGCAGGATACCAActaaattttgaatttaaaataagcaacaagtaattttcagtataaatatttcccatgcaCTATTTGGGATATAGTGAAGACATATTTGTTGTATATCTGAagttcagatttaactgggccTCCTGTATTTTTTGTTGCTCAATCCAGCAACCCCAGGTAGCTTGGAGACTTAGGATGGTGTGGCCAGGGGGAGATGGTAGCTGGGTGTGAGCCACACTCTCTACCCATATGGAAATGCTTCATTCAGGGTGGACCATCCGTGAAGATTTGAGAAGCCCAAGGAAGGCTGTTTCTACTTTCAAGGTGGAACATTGGGAGGGAGTGGCAGTTGTCCCTGGGAAACGAGGGTgcaggggagacagggagggTAGGGCCCGCCGCAGGGTCTCTCTGAGGCTGGCCGCCGTGTGGACATGGCTTTTCTTCCTGGCATGGTGAGGCTTCGAACCCAGGCATCGAATGGTGGCCGGTCAGGAGGGCCTGTCCACAGAGGATTCATTTAACGGGAGCCAGAATTCCTAGCTTTGTGGAGTATGTGCTGCATTTTCAAGCCATCATTTCCTCACCTTTTTGAGATCATTGAAGCCTGACAAAGTAAAGCAACAATTCTAATGAAGAAAGCAGTTCTCTCTTGCTACCCTTTTTTGGGTGACACCTGTTTGTCGCCTGCAGTCTCTGGAGAAGTGAGTATTCCTCTCACCAGATGGTCTGGATCTGACAATGAGTGTCCTTGTCCTGCCTCGCCCTGCACGCCCCACTCTCACCGCCTCCTCCGGCTAGGAGCCCTTTGCTCAGAGGGTACCATTTATGCCCAGACGTTCCCTTCCCGGCCAGCAGCCGGTAGTTCCTCTCAAGAGCCATGCCTGTGTCTTCGCTGGTGCCTGATAGAAGTTCCCACTGGTGAATCCAGTCACTTCCATGGCCTGGCTTTTGAATGCCAAAGTGTCCTCACTGGTTTAAAACTTGGTGATGTCTGAAGTGAGCCGGGAAGATGGGAGTTTGTTGAGTACGGGTTGGATGGGTATAAGTAGAAGTGTGTTTTGCCACCTCTCCCCCTGCAGTCACTGTTCCCTTAGTGGCCGTGTCTGCTTCTGCCCCGTCCCTGACATCCCGTGTTCCCATCGTGGGGGCTGCAGGCCTCGTCTCTTGAGGGGAGCATTCAGGGTGGGTAGAGAAATCTTTCAGAGTTAGTCTTGGTGACAGTCCCATGAGGGTGATGTTATCCGCATTTTGCCATGACGAAATCGAGGCTTAGAGAGGCTTAAGTAATTTGCTTACAGGCATTTGGGCATGAGCAGTCATGCTGGAGTTCAGAGCCAGGGTCAAGTTCCCTGCAGCTGCCCCATGGTCTGGCCCCAGGGGTGTGTCTGCTGGgtgcctcttctgcctccctgtgTCCTGACACGTCCCAATGCAGAGGATTGGGAAGTGCTTTGAGATAAGGTCGAACCCAGATGTGGACCAGCATGCCGTTGACCAGAGACCTCATGACCACGGGGTGGTGTTAGCCACACGCCTGGGCCTGGGTGAAGGCTGGCGCCCAGGGGGCTCAGTTAACTTCCTCTGCTGTCCCGATCCCAGCCTCACCTCTGTGAAGCAATAGTATAGAGCACTTGGCCACGTCTGGTGCTGTGTTAGAGGTGAACAGGGCCTGGGAGATGACCCgacctgcccctcctccagcacACTGAGGTCCTCCTCGTAGACGGCTCTGCTGTGGAATCCCCCAGtgcctggcccccagctccctcctTAGTCCTGAAATCGGACAcataagaggacagaaattaaaCATGAACTCTGGAATGACCCTGAAAAGGACCCATTTTTCCTGTCTTCTCCCCTCGCCCTCCTCCTTCTCTGGTGATGTTAAAATCTAGCTGTGTTCCAGCCAGAAGCTTTGAGCAGTGTACGGTTTTAAATTGCATTGAGGCAAACTGTGGATCTCGAGAGTTAGTTTTCTCCAGCCTCTCGGCGAGTGCATACCATTCTGACATCTACATGTCATCTCGTGGACATGTTTCCAGTGCGCCCTGCCTCCCGAACGGGCAGCGTTAAGTAGCCCAGATGTCAAGTGTCCAGCCAGGGGTTTGCTGTTGCTCAGGCAATGGGCACGTGGCTTCAGCCCTTTGTTTGCCTGGCCAGGTTCTAGGAATCGTGTCTTAAGAGGAAGTGGGCGTCTGCTGGCATATTTCATGTCCTGGCGTGGTCTGCACACACGGCTGAGTTTCCTCTTCCACTCCTCTGCTAGCCCGTGCCGTCCTGTTGATGGGGGACAGTCGTGGTTCCTTCTCAGCCTCAACAGTGCCACCTTTTCAGGAGAAGACAGCTAACTGTTCATTCCTCTTCCCCTCGGGAGCATTCCATGTGTTTTTAGGCCACCGGTGGAGGAGAGAACACCAGGAAACAGTCCATTTCAGCCCCGTCCCCAACTTTCTCCTCGTGAGCTGGAGAGGTCGGGACCCTGTGGTGGCTGAGGTGCCCTCCAGCTCTGACATTCCTGGTCCCCTTCCTTGCTCACTTTCTCACGGTTGGTTTTACTGCCCCTTTTTGCCAGCCCggggccctccccacccacccctctcaCCCACTGCTCACAGGCAACAGGCACCGGAGTTGAAATCAGTAAGATGTGCAGACCTGAGCATGGAAAGCACTTCTGACAACAGCTGTGTTGGCTGCTTTTAACTTTCTTAAGTGGCAGCTCTGAACGCATTTCACCTGGCCGGCTCCGTGCACCTCTGCCGGGTGCAGAAAGGCAGGCAATatggaaagaaggaagcctgGACCGCAAGGCTggtgggggcggcgggggcgaTGGAGGGAGGCCTGAGGGGGTGCAGTGTGAGCCATCAGACTTAGTTTCATTGTTCGCCCTtcactccctcctgccctggtGCCTGCCAGACAGCTCTCTTTGTTTCTCGACTGTTTGGTGAGACTGAAATGACTGGCTGACATGGGGGGGTGGAGGGTACCATAGGTCTTAGGTGCAAAGGTAACTCCTTGTGGTTACAggtacatttagaaacacccTTGCTAAAGCAGTCTTTTGTGGCTGttaccaaataaacaaaatcactGGATACTTTCCACATAGATTACCAGTCAGCAAGGTTGTTTTGTAACCTGTATGATTATAAAATACTAAAAGGGCTCTTGTTTCCCTCGGTCCATGCAGCCTGGAGAGCACACTGCTGCTTAGACTGTGTGACTTACGCAGGGAAGTGGGAACTTTTAAAGACTCCTGTTAGTTGTCACTTCCGGAATCTTCCTAATTGGATGCAGTACTTTCAGGTCATtgaattgttttctaaatttaaCCTTAACAAGAATCTTCATCATCATGGGACATCAGCCTGGCTATTCAAACCAGCTGTAAAAGTGAAGCATTTACCAGTGTGAAAATGACGGAGTAAATCATGTAATAGGAAGAAGCAAGAAGCCACTTGCTTTGTTTGAGATCAGGAACCGGATCACAGTTCGCCGTCACAGCTTCggacttgttttcctctcagcCCGGTTCTCTTGCTTTCAAACTGGCCTGACTCAGAGAAGCCGTGACGCTGCCTCTGCAGATAAAATGTTGAAGGAAaagtattttcttcttccttcaaacagAGCctgaataattattaaatattgtgTTCAACTTGTAGCGAAGTGGGGAAATGGGGAAATTTGAAGGATacacaaaaaagattaaaatacttTACAACTAGTCTTCATGCAAAAAgcgcatttaaaaaaaaatgggcatttttataaatttagcAGAAAACACCTAGGAGCTTTGTGAAGCAGTCGGTGGGTTTTCCACTACATCCTCTGGGTCCCAGGTGGGTAGAGCGCCTTCAAAGTGCATGTGCCGCATTTCCCAGTGTCTGACTCGACCCTTCCCAGGCTCTGACTCCGTGGTCTTTGATGGTTCTAGGCATCTGTGGTCTTAAAAAG
This genomic window from Camelus bactrianus isolate YW-2024 breed Bactrian camel chromosome 20, ASM4877302v1, whole genome shotgun sequence contains:
- the RREB1 gene encoding ras-responsive element-binding protein 1 isoform X1 yields the protein MTSSSPVGLEGSDLSSINTMMSAVMNVGKVAENGGSPQSIKSPAKPPGPNRIGRRNQETKEEKSSYNCPLCEKICTTQHQLTMHIRQHNTDTGGADHSCSICGKSLSSASSLDRHMLVHSGERPYKCTVCGQSFTTNGNMHRHMKIHEKDPSSTTAAAPPSPLKRRRLSSKRKLSHDAEAEKEDPAPAKKMVEDGQSGDGENKADEVFHCPLCFKEFVCKYGLETHMETHSDNPLRCDICCVTFRTHRGLLRHNALVHKQLPRDAVGRPFIQNNPSIPAGFHDLGFTDFSCRKFPRISQAWCETNLRRCISEQHRYVCDTCDKAFPMLSSLALHKQTHGAADQGRERLQARALPGDALDQKVFLALLGLQHTADARPAPAEEPLPDDNQAIQLQTLKCQLPQDPGCASLLSLSPFEAASLGGSLTVLPATKESMKHLSLQPFQKGFLIQPDSSIVVKPISGESAIELADIQQILKMAASAPPQISLPPLSKAPAAPLQAIFKHMPPLKPKPLVTPRTVVATSTPPPLVNAQQASPGCISPSLPPPPLKLLKGSVEAASNAHLLQSKSGAAPNAAAPLFLQQPRAELPGQAEMKTQLEQDSIIEALLPLSMEAKVKQEITEGDLKAIMTGPGGKKTPAMRKVLYPCRFCNQVFAFSGVLRAHVRSHLGISPYQCNICDYIAADKAALIRHLRTHSGERPYICKICHYPFTVKANCERHLRKKHLKATRKDIEKNIEYVTSSAAEMVDAFCSPDTVCRLCGEDLKHYRALRIHMRAHCGRGLGGCPKARKPFECKECNAAFSAKRNCIHHVLKQHLHVPERDIESYVLAADGLGPADGSAEAPGRAEEGGDALGERKPLATFLESQNGFLHGGPTQPLPHHVAVKVEPASNFTVDFNEPLDFSQKGLALVQVKQENVASFLSPSASAPYDCSLEPIDLSIPKNFRRGDQDAAAPGLAKKPEQEPGSSEQTSPCPPACPTQPVTVGPSGVLEKSEAPAAASAASTLEAPAPSLQGSVQLAVPIYSSALVNSSPVLGNSTLISSPALLRPLRPKPPLLLPKPPMTEELPPLASIAQIISSVSSAPTLLKTKVADPGPANTGSNTTASDSVGATIPKATTDTTSPKESSDPPPAANSPEAASPTEQGPAGLSKKRGRKRGTRSRLRGSGGVDLDSSGEFASIEKMLATTDTNKFSPFLQSAEDGAQDEVAAAPADHNGPSDEEQGSPPEDKLLRAKRNSYANCLQKISCPHCPRVFPWASSLQRHMLTHTGQKPFPCQKCGAFFSTKSNCERHQLRKHGVPACSLRRNGLIPQSKESDVGAQDSTDSQSDVEALGAGGEVLDLTSREREQPTPEGAAEPSQAPEELPAEEVKGAAADGEERAAEPGPEPEEERAEEEERDEDTDGPEEDAVSNKSLDLNLASKLMGFKLAEGEAGAGAGPAPHDLKHSCHICGKSFKFLGTLSRHRKAHGRGEPGDDSVLPQEAEGPPPPTCPTPEPLGTQAPAQGEAPSEATEKRSEEAEGPSDGDGEGPAEKKSPEKSDDDKKPKTDSPRSAASKADKRKKVCSVCSKRFWSLQDLTRHMRSHTGERPYKCQTCERTFTLKHSLVRHQRVHQKARRAEQPGKDSDREERGEEDSGSESTHSGNNPPSESEADSALLASNRMSVTRSRKESLAAKDASRREERAAGRTAGAGHSEAGRSAPRAAPMGSSKEQASQGDPDRESPAALGQDLPELPSKRPAPSNLATADSASLLGME
- the RREB1 gene encoding ras-responsive element-binding protein 1 isoform X2, which produces MTSSSPVGLEGSDLSSINTMMSAVMNVGKVAENGGSPQSIKSPAKPPGPNRIGRRNQETKEEKSSYNCPLCEKICTTQHQLTMHIRQHNTDTGGADHSCSICGKSLSSASSLDRHMLVHSGERPYKCTVCGQSFTTNGNMHRHMKIHEKDPSSTTAAAPPSPLKRRRLSSKRKLSHDAEAEKEDPAPAKKMVEDGQSGDGENKADEVFHCPLCFKEFVCKYGLETHMETHSDNPLRCDICCVTFRTHRGLLRHNALVHKQLPRDAVGRPFIQNNPSIPAGFHDLGFTDFSCRKFPRISQAWCETNLRRCISEQHRYVCDTCDKAFPMLSSLALHKQTHGAADQGRERLQARALPGDALDQKVFLALLGLQHTADARPAPAEEPLPDDNQAIQLQTLKCQLPQDPGCASLLSLSPFEAASLGGSLTVLPATKESMKHLSLQPFQKGFLIQPDSSIVVKPISGESAIELADIQQILKMAASAPPQISLPPLSKAPAAPLQAIFKHMPPLKPKPLVTPRTVVATSTPPPLVNAQQASPGCISPSLPPPPLKLLKGSVEAASNAHLLQSKSGAAPNAAAPLFLQQPRAELPGQAEMKTQLEQDSIIEALLPLSMEAKVKQEITEGDLKAIMTGPGGKKTPAMRKVLYPCRFCNQVFAFSGVLRAHVRSHLGISPYQCNICDYIAADKAALIRHLRTHSGERPYICKICHYPFTVKANCERHLRKKHLKATRKDIEKNIEYVTSSAAEMVDAFCSPDTVCRLCGEDLKHYRALRIHMRAHCGRGLGGCPKARKPFECKECNAAFSAKRNCIHHVLKQHLHVPERDIESYVLAADGLGPADGSAEAPGRAEEGGDALGERKPLATFLESQNGFLHGGPTQPLPHHVAVKVEPASNFTVDFNEPLDFSQKGLALVQVKQENVASFLSPSASAPYDCSLEPIDLSIPKNFRRGDQDAAAPGLAKKPEQEPGSSEQTSPCPPACPTQPVTVGPSGVLEKSEAPAAASAASTLEAPAPSLQGSVQLAVPIYSSALVNSSPVLGNSTLISSPALLRPLRPKPPLLLPKPPMTEELPPLASIAQIISSVSSAPTLLKTKVADPGPANTGSNTTASDSVGATIPKATTDTTSPKESSDPPPAANSPEAASPTEQGPAGLSKKRGRKRGTRSRLRGSGGVDLDSSGEFASIEKMLATTDTNKFSPFLQSAEDGAQDEVAAAPADHNGPSDEEQGSPPEDKLLRAKRNSYANCLQKISCPHCPRVFPWASSLQRHMLTHTDSQSDVEALGAGGEVLDLTSREREQPTPEGAAEPSQAPEELPAEEVKGAAADGEERAAEPGPEPEEERAEEEERDEDTDGPEEDAVSNKSLDLNLASKLMGFKLAEGEAGAGAGPAPHDLKHSCHICGKSFKFLGTLSRHRKAHGRGEPGDDSVLPQEAEGPPPPTCPTPEPLGTQAPAQGEAPSEATEKRSEEAEGPSDGDGEGPAEKKSPEKSDDDKKPKTDSPRSAASKADKRKKVCSVCSKRFWSLQDLTRHMRSHTGERPYKCQTCERTFTLKHSLVRHQRVHQKARRAEQPGKDSDREERGEEDSGSESTHSGNNPPSESEADSALLASNRMSVTRSRKESLAAKDASRREERAAGRTAGAGHSEAGRSAPRAAPMGSSKEQASQGDPDRESPAALGQDLPELPSKRPAPSNLATADSASLLGME